One Brassica napus cultivar Da-Ae chromosome C2, Da-Ae, whole genome shotgun sequence DNA window includes the following coding sequences:
- the LOC106381274 gene encoding uncharacterized protein LOC106381274 yields MKIGAVRECWVVRTPVTPPAVRGLIRRNEKPQQLGFPLSKRMSRSVVMEVQGGRGYESPWDEKPYETLPTGKKVYVDESDVVTFLDPPKELIPLDPTSYNSAAYLWKKIEDIPEERRPRLLQFIEPRLISRAWEIAGARYENPKLAKMTASKLFSTGGDTEISLEYFNCRTSNGPLIISWIRSFKMAVFSSNNGQIYGRVCGGPIVSTLANAFSPLYFDVTEAMEVMATEEPCDIACRFGDGLLATEDYPQGFPRPAKHPYPFNDSVVIYIRHIGPGVCVGQAWQEGKELQQVPQRLCSDILMVKQYNLN; encoded by the exons ATGAAGATAGGGGCGGTTCGGGAGTGTTGGGTTGTGCGAACTCCGGTAACTCCTCCGGCGGTTCGCGGCTTAATTCGCCGGAATGAAAAGCCGCAGCAGCTCGGGTTTCCTCTCTCGAAGA GGATGTCTCGTAGTGTGGTAATGGAGGTTCAAGGAGGGAGAGGATATGAGTCTCCATGGGATGAAAAACCTTATGAAACTCTTCCCACTGGGAAAAAGGTTTACGTTGACGAATCTGATGTTGTAACGTTTCTTGATCCTCCCAAGGAGTTGATTCCATTGGACCCTACTTCATATAACTCAGCTGCTTATCTCTG GAAAAAGATTGAAGACATCCCTGAAGAGAGGCGCCCCCGCTTGCTGCAATTTATAGAGCCAAG GCTTATATCAAGAGCGTGGGAAATAGCAGGCGCTCGTTATGAAAATCCAAAGCTAGCTAAAATGACTGCATCAAAGTTGTTCTCTACTGGAGGAGATACGGAAATTTCACTTGAATACTTTAACTGCCGAACAAGTAATG GtccactaatcatatcttggaTAAGATCTTTCAAGATG GCTGTGTTTTCCTCCAACAATGGACAAATCTATGGGCGTGTTTGTG GTGGACCGATAGTCTCAACCCTTGCCAATGCTTTCAGCCCACTATACTTTGATGTCACAGAAGCTATGGAAGTTATGGCCACAGAAGAACCCTGCGACATAGCCTGCAGATTTGGTGATGGGCTTCTTGCCACTGAAGATTACCCACAAGGGTTCCCTCGACCAG CCAAGCATCCGTATCCGTTCAACGACAGTGTTGTCATATACATACGACATATAGGTCCTGGTGTATGCGTAGGGCAGGCATGGCAAGAAGGCAAAGAACTGCAACAAGTTCCTCAAAGATTGTGCTCCGACATTCTTATGGTCAAACAAtacaatttaaattaa